In one Fundidesulfovibrio magnetotacticus genomic region, the following are encoded:
- a CDS encoding glycosyltransferase family 2 protein, with amino-acid sequence MNGFCDETLLFDNHVPDGISVIIPAYNEEEGIGSSLDLLLTTLRTLSIPWEVIVVNDGSRDSTRSIVSKYSEVKLLNHPINIGYGNSLKTGIYNSQFEWICICDADASYPSDQIPLLISEMCKGYDMVTGYRQNVSDHDSQTKKIFRKLFIKFISFLTGDNIPDPNSGLRIFKKSLVMEFINFLCGGFSFTTSLTVLAAEKPSFIKFIPIQYFNRKGKSKVQHFRDTLRTLQLIAQGVTYYNPIKFFVFLSALLIIFIAIPAMALAMFHMFTLSSYYMLFGCVVSLLLGIGVLGDIVRISATKSLAKK; translated from the coding sequence GTGAATGGCTTTTGTGATGAAACACTACTTTTCGACAACCATGTTCCTGATGGGATCTCTGTCATAATTCCGGCCTACAACGAGGAAGAGGGTATAGGCTCAAGCCTAGACCTGCTTTTGACCACCTTGCGCACTCTATCTATCCCCTGGGAAGTTATCGTTGTCAACGATGGATCTAGAGATTCAACTCGCTCCATTGTATCAAAATATTCTGAAGTTAAACTTCTAAACCATCCCATCAACATTGGCTACGGGAATTCTCTCAAAACTGGAATCTACAATTCACAGTTTGAATGGATCTGCATTTGCGATGCCGACGCCTCTTACCCATCTGACCAGATACCTTTGCTCATTTCTGAGATGTGCAAAGGATACGACATGGTTACAGGCTACCGCCAAAATGTATCCGACCACGACAGTCAGACAAAAAAAATATTCCGCAAACTTTTCATCAAGTTCATATCTTTTTTAACAGGCGACAACATACCTGACCCCAACAGCGGCCTTCGTATTTTTAAAAAATCCCTCGTTATGGAGTTCATCAACTTCTTGTGTGGAGGATTTTCATTCACGACGAGTCTTACTGTCTTAGCCGCTGAAAAACCGTCATTCATAAAATTCATCCCGATACAATACTTTAACAGAAAAGGAAAAAGCAAAGTTCAACACTTCAGGGACACCTTAAGGACTTTGCAGCTCATCGCACAGGGAGTCACTTACTACAACCCAATCAAATTCTTCGTCTTCTTATCTGCTTTGCTCATTATCTTTATTGCAATACCCGCTATGGCCCTAGCTATGTTTCACATGTTTACGCTTTCAAGCTACTACATGCTCTTCGGCTGTGTTGTC
- a CDS encoding class I SAM-dependent methyltransferase yields the protein MSRNQVLGNFGCGQYPKKGYINVDVDQRAKADIFHDLAQTPYPFDSEYFSQIEMHHVLEHIPNTIKVMKELHRILIPRGKLIITVPHFSRGFMHYDHKIGFDVTFPLYFNRTFTGGYTGIDFNCNSTHLTWFAQKELKIRHLSKSTFTIASTLGMIIDKLANLNPYVASRIFCFYVGGFEQIAFEFEKC from the coding sequence ATGTCGCGAAATCAAGTGCTAGGAAATTTTGGATGCGGACAGTACCCTAAAAAAGGGTACATCAATGTCGACGTAGACCAAAGAGCTAAAGCCGATATATTTCATGATCTTGCCCAAACACCTTATCCCTTTGATTCTGAGTATTTTTCACAAATCGAAATGCACCACGTATTGGAGCACATTCCAAACACCATAAAAGTCATGAAAGAATTACATAGAATTCTCATACCCAGGGGAAAATTAATCATAACAGTACCTCATTTTTCTCGTGGCTTTATGCACTATGACCATAAAATAGGGTTTGACGTGACATTTCCCCTGTACTTCAACCGAACTTTCACCGGCGGCTACACAGGCATAGATTTTAACTGTAACTCTACACACTTAACATGGTTTGCACAAAAGGAGCTAAAAATAAGACACCTGTCAAAATCAACATTCACAATCGCATCTACACTAGGAATGATTATTGATAAACTAGCGAACCTCAATCCTTACGTTGCCAGCAGAATATTTTGCTTTTATGTCGGCGGATTTGAACAAATAGCTTTTGAATTTGAAAAATGTTAA
- a CDS encoding class I SAM-dependent methyltransferase, whose amino-acid sequence MIIEDISLLQCIHCNADLELEEHFTDEDESIVEGVSTCNQCHARYPIIKHVMILAPIESAKNLLQPDDFKTYLKYKSSASASSEEYHIDIIKSGSNWNQQFSKAFPITTNLVESDGFWGKEAFWNFCGLHPSLVSGKTVCVYCGGSGRESYHLLNSDARRVVVIDIGSHIFNIQKLCKQWNNKLILLMADFYQNPVRSSDIDISICDHALQHISNNRQAFSYMSSKTKDNGIISVCVYSHENNFIMTKIVEPFKRYTRRVPSKVLLSFSYLPAIILYALALTYQGLSKYFPEQLNNLPYYDLLTLWYRGGFEKFHEASFDLLHAPISYHFYRDELVNMANENNLELLTLSMVNRTMWSMVASKPPAN is encoded by the coding sequence ATGATAATAGAAGACATATCACTGCTCCAATGCATACATTGCAATGCCGATTTAGAACTAGAAGAGCACTTCACTGACGAAGATGAATCAATAGTTGAGGGCGTTTCTACATGCAATCAATGCCATGCCAGGTACCCAATTATAAAGCATGTAATGATACTGGCACCAATAGAATCTGCAAAAAATTTATTACAGCCCGACGATTTTAAAACATACCTGAAATACAAATCATCGGCATCCGCCAGCTCGGAAGAATATCACATTGACATTATCAAGTCTGGTTCGAATTGGAACCAACAATTTAGCAAGGCATTTCCAATAACAACCAACCTTGTCGAGAGCGATGGGTTTTGGGGGAAGGAAGCATTTTGGAACTTCTGCGGACTTCATCCTTCACTAGTATCTGGCAAAACAGTATGCGTATATTGTGGAGGTTCTGGCAGGGAATCATACCACCTACTCAATTCGGATGCCAGACGTGTAGTTGTGATCGACATTGGTTCACACATTTTTAACATACAAAAGCTATGCAAGCAGTGGAATAACAAACTTATACTCTTAATGGCAGACTTTTATCAGAACCCTGTCAGAAGCTCTGACATTGACATTTCAATTTGTGACCATGCCCTGCAACACATATCCAACAACAGACAGGCCTTCTCGTACATGTCAAGCAAAACAAAAGACAATGGCATAATTTCCGTATGCGTATACAGCCACGAGAACAATTTCATCATGACAAAAATTGTCGAACCCTTCAAAAGATACACTCGTCGCGTACCAAGCAAAGTCTTATTGTCTTTTTCATATTTGCCCGCAATAATACTTTACGCACTCGCACTTACTTACCAAGGCTTGTCCAAATATTTTCCTGAGCAGTTAAATAATTTGCCATATTACGACTTGTTGACGTTATGGTACAGGGGCGGCTTCGAAAAGTTCCATGAAGCATCCTTTGACCTACTTCACGCCCCAATATCTTATCACTTTTACAGAGACGAACTGGTCAATATGGCAAATGAAAATAACCTTGAATTATTAACTTTATCCATGGTGAACAGGACCATGTGGTCAATGGTAGCCTCTAAACCTCCAGCCAACTAA